One genomic region from Fervidobacterium gondwanense DSM 13020 encodes:
- a CDS encoding branched-chain amino acid ABC transporter permease: MINQILLGLSTGAMYSLVAIGLVMMYKVSGVMNFAFGNMGMFATYITWWLLSSLGLNIYFSIVVGIIFAAVMGILTERFGLRPIRHLSHGSMLIVTFGLLMILEGLAVQIWGTQYKSFPELVTGAPFVLRGNFGVMVLRRQDLLIFSLLLAISILLAFITKYTRFGIAVRAVSENEEIAGYMGINTGTILSFSWAFGVSMAALVGIISAPKVFVSPSMLVFYQIQGFTAAVLGGFETFTGAVFGGLILGVIEKIVGNYIFEGFKATISLIIIIVVLVFFPKGLFGRNIRRRV, from the coding sequence GTGATTAATCAAATCTTGCTTGGTTTATCTACAGGTGCAATGTACTCACTGGTTGCTATAGGTTTGGTGATGATGTACAAAGTCAGTGGGGTTATGAATTTTGCTTTTGGAAATATGGGAATGTTTGCTACGTATATAACGTGGTGGCTTCTTTCTTCTCTTGGTCTGAACATTTATTTTTCCATAGTTGTAGGTATTATCTTTGCAGCGGTTATGGGTATACTGACTGAAAGATTTGGTCTGAGACCAATTAGACACCTTTCACACGGTTCTATGTTGATAGTTACATTTGGATTACTTATGATTCTTGAAGGTTTGGCAGTTCAAATTTGGGGAACACAATATAAATCATTTCCTGAGTTAGTAACAGGTGCTCCTTTTGTTCTTAGAGGTAACTTTGGAGTAATGGTTTTGAGGAGGCAAGATTTGCTAATTTTTAGCTTACTGTTAGCTATTTCTATACTACTGGCATTTATTACAAAATATACGCGATTTGGAATTGCCGTTCGTGCGGTATCTGAAAACGAGGAGATTGCCGGTTACATGGGAATAAACACTGGAACGATATTGAGCTTTTCATGGGCGTTTGGTGTTTCTATGGCTGCGCTTGTTGGTATCATATCCGCTCCAAAGGTTTTTGTCTCTCCTTCAATGCTAGTCTTTTATCAAATCCAGGGATTTACTGCGGCGGTTCTTGGTGGATTTGAAACTTTTACCGGTGCAGTATTTGGTGGATTAATACTTGGGGTAATTGAAAAGATCGTAGGCAACTATATATTCGAGGGATTTAAGGCGACAATATCTTTGATAATAATAATCGTGGTTTTAGTCTTTTTCCCGAAAGGACTCTTTGGTAGAAACATAAGGAGGCGAGTATGA
- a CDS encoding alpha/beta fold hydrolase, which produces MWLWIFLAVLPFLLIKNAFIMTILSLVGIYSIASLGLNLIMGYSGQISIGHAAFMSIGAYTSTLLVMNYNLPIVFGILIGGIVAFLFGLLIGFPALRLSGFYLAIATLGFVVAVEQLFSSLEHLTGGHAGIRNIPFPYLWNSDVEKYLLVLSFLFISYILLQRLINSKNGRAWMAIRENEIASAVMGVNVAKYKVLAFAIGSMLAGIAGALYAHVIGYIAPSDFGIAKSLDLLAISVIGGMASLDGPFYGSLVYTALPFLFSRSHLSLSIVFGIILIFVVLFMPLGVSFYIGKFRTKYLNSIAAYLKKSRKPYGQFLDTKFGKIHYIKSGSGPKNLVLVHGNFASARFFEPLIALIPKNEYTVYALDLPNFGFSEEFEGEVSIEKYADALSAFIEKLGISNIILLGHSLGGAVAMGYAVKNPSKLQKLILVDPAPVYGMPKYDESAYKIIELYRKNPDMIKKALMINAPTYENEKFFKKIMSDALRMARKTFIGNAKALASYNYSEQAKNIEIPVKVVYGDKDVILTLESMEITAKAFKNGELIVLEDIGHSPVVENPGEIIRIIKM; this is translated from the coding sequence ATGTGGCTTTGGATCTTCTTGGCTGTATTACCTTTCTTGCTTATCAAAAATGCTTTCATAATGACAATCCTTAGTCTTGTTGGAATATACTCGATAGCCTCCTTAGGATTGAACTTGATAATGGGTTATTCTGGGCAGATATCAATTGGTCATGCAGCGTTTATGAGCATTGGAGCCTATACTTCCACCCTTCTTGTTATGAACTACAATCTCCCAATTGTCTTTGGCATCTTAATAGGTGGGATTGTTGCGTTTTTATTTGGATTACTAATCGGATTTCCTGCACTAAGACTTTCAGGTTTCTACCTTGCAATAGCTACATTGGGTTTTGTTGTTGCGGTAGAACAACTTTTCAGTTCTCTTGAACACTTAACAGGCGGTCACGCAGGTATCAGGAATATACCATTCCCATATCTTTGGAATTCGGATGTTGAGAAATATCTCTTAGTTCTCAGCTTCCTGTTTATCTCTTACATACTTCTTCAAAGACTAATAAACTCCAAGAATGGTAGAGCATGGATGGCGATAAGAGAAAATGAAATAGCATCGGCGGTGATGGGTGTTAATGTGGCAAAGTACAAAGTTTTAGCATTCGCAATTGGTTCTATGCTTGCTGGAATTGCTGGTGCATTATACGCACATGTCATTGGTTACATTGCACCGAGTGACTTTGGAATAGCAAAGTCACTTGATTTATTAGCAATATCTGTCATAGGTGGTATGGCTTCGCTTGATGGTCCCTTCTATGGTTCGCTTGTATACACAGCTTTGCCTTTCTTGTTCAGCAGATCACACCTATCACTCTCAATCGTGTTCGGAATAATACTTATATTTGTAGTTTTATTCATGCCACTTGGTGTAAGTTTTTATATTGGGAAATTCAGAACGAAGTACCTAAACTCAATTGCTGCCTATCTTAAGAAGTCACGAAAGCCGTATGGTCAATTCTTAGACACGAAGTTTGGGAAAATTCACTATATAAAATCTGGCTCAGGTCCTAAGAATTTAGTATTAGTTCATGGTAATTTTGCATCTGCAAGATTCTTTGAACCTCTTATAGCGTTAATTCCAAAGAACGAGTACACTGTGTACGCGTTGGACCTTCCAAATTTTGGATTCTCGGAAGAATTTGAAGGTGAGGTAAGTATCGAGAAATACGCTGATGCATTGAGTGCATTTATTGAGAAATTGGGTATCTCAAACATTATATTACTTGGACATTCACTTGGTGGAGCCGTAGCGATGGGATACGCTGTTAAAAATCCGTCTAAGTTGCAGAAACTGATATTAGTTGACCCAGCACCGGTCTACGGTATGCCAAAGTATGATGAAAGTGCGTACAAGATTATTGAACTTTACAGAAAGAATCCAGATATGATAAAGAAGGCACTCATGATAAATGCGCCAACTTACGAAAATGAAAAGTTCTTCAAGAAGATTATGTCTGATGCTTTAAGGATGGCAAGAAAGACATTCATAGGAAATGCAAAAGCGTTAGCGAGTTATAACTATTCGGAACAGGCAAAGAATATTGAAATACCAGTAAAGGTTGTCTATGGAGACAAAGATGTAATCCTGACATTGGAATCGATGGAAATCACTGCGAAGGCTTTTAAAAATGGTGAGCTTATAGTTTTAGAAGATATAGGCCATAGCCCTGTTGTTGAAAATCCGGGCGAGATAATTAGAATAATCAAGATGTAA
- a CDS encoding TM0106 family RecB-like putative nuclease: MRITNSDVKTIYFCPRKAQFELKERKIEKDQFNELFDIFETEAFGCTLVAVVDEVVSREPYVVKIRKSGKRVSEYHMLEAAFIGYVIESNGRSVENIIMESPFYSVFINWRPYVTKMLSLLSFFCENSEFKVVKTHLCRTCQYSGECFREVAEVEGLNFLHGVKGSSLEKLRSYGITNLKDVIKLYHIVEELFGQEKSRRIVAQAKSIIEQKPVVFKQLPEIRDGIFLDIESYTPFNFDYLFGILDNDKYIPFLAEGVSSEREAFESTVEYIKNTGKIVYHFHNYEVTRFKKLSKKYNINLPKKFFETFVDVYKLYADHVALPVPSYSLKSIARFFGFNWRTSLNGQIVVRSYAEYLATSDKHILYEILIYNEDDVRATELILRKLREFSSQKN, translated from the coding sequence ATGCGAATAACAAACAGCGATGTTAAGACAATATACTTCTGTCCAAGAAAAGCTCAATTTGAGCTAAAAGAAAGAAAAATAGAAAAAGATCAATTCAATGAACTCTTTGACATCTTTGAGACGGAAGCTTTTGGCTGCACGTTGGTGGCTGTAGTTGATGAAGTTGTATCGCGTGAACCGTACGTTGTTAAAATTAGAAAGAGTGGAAAAAGAGTTTCTGAATACCATATGCTTGAGGCAGCTTTCATTGGGTATGTTATTGAAAGCAATGGTAGAAGTGTAGAGAATATAATAATGGAAAGCCCGTTTTATAGCGTTTTTATCAATTGGCGACCTTATGTCACTAAGATGTTGTCATTACTATCATTTTTCTGTGAAAACTCGGAATTTAAAGTGGTAAAGACACACTTGTGCAGAACTTGTCAGTATTCAGGAGAATGTTTTAGAGAAGTTGCAGAAGTGGAAGGTTTGAATTTCCTGCATGGAGTAAAAGGGAGCAGTTTGGAAAAACTTCGTTCGTACGGCATAACGAACTTGAAGGATGTAATAAAACTTTATCATATTGTAGAAGAGCTTTTCGGCCAAGAAAAGTCACGAAGGATTGTAGCACAAGCTAAAAGCATTATAGAGCAAAAGCCAGTAGTTTTTAAGCAACTGCCTGAGATACGAGACGGGATATTTCTGGATATAGAAAGTTATACACCTTTCAATTTTGATTATCTATTTGGAATATTGGATAACGACAAATATATCCCATTTCTTGCGGAGGGAGTAAGCTCTGAAAGAGAAGCATTCGAAAGTACGGTCGAATATATTAAAAACACAGGAAAAATAGTGTACCATTTCCACAATTACGAAGTAACAAGATTTAAAAAGCTATCAAAGAAGTATAACATCAACTTACCCAAGAAATTCTTTGAAACTTTTGTAGACGTTTATAAACTTTATGCAGATCACGTAGCGTTACCCGTACCCTCTTATTCTCTCAAAAGTATTGCAAGATTCTTTGGCTTTAACTGGAGAACGTCTCTTAATGGTCAAATAGTTGTCCGCTCTTATGCGGAATATTTGGCTACCAGTGACAAGCATATCCTTTACGAAATACTAATCTACAACGAAGATGATGTCAGAGCTACGGAGCTTATTTTAAGAAAACTAAGAGAGTTCTCTTCACAAAAAAACTAA
- a CDS encoding SDR family NAD(P)-dependent oxidoreductase: MADKRYDLNNYRWALVTGGSSGIGREFAIQLAQKGVNVIIVGRNAVALSEVADEIHKISNVSVVIIQADLTKDTDQVIDNTSRFEIDLLINNAGFGLYGDFVSHSEHEYENMVELNVKVLTKLARHYVEKMVKKEHGGIINIASVAGFFPIPHLSVYGATKAFVYSLSMSLWAELKDKNVHVLCVAPGPTETKFFERAKMKPGKRVMKPQEVVSGALQAFEYGKPLYIPGIENQLSYHLVRRLFGDKFIAKFLVKNF, encoded by the coding sequence ATGGCTGATAAGAGATACGACTTGAATAATTACAGATGGGCTTTAGTAACTGGTGGTTCCTCAGGCATAGGTAGAGAATTTGCAATCCAGTTAGCCCAGAAAGGAGTTAATGTAATAATAGTTGGACGAAATGCTGTAGCACTGAGTGAAGTGGCTGATGAAATTCATAAGATCTCGAATGTGAGTGTTGTAATTATTCAAGCCGATTTGACAAAGGATACCGATCAAGTGATTGATAATACGTCGAGATTTGAGATTGACTTATTAATTAACAATGCTGGCTTTGGTTTGTACGGTGATTTTGTGAGTCACTCCGAGCATGAGTACGAAAATATGGTAGAACTGAATGTTAAAGTTTTGACAAAATTGGCACGTCACTACGTTGAGAAGATGGTGAAAAAAGAACACGGCGGTATTATAAACATCGCATCGGTTGCCGGTTTCTTCCCAATCCCGCACCTATCAGTTTACGGTGCGACAAAGGCTTTTGTTTACAGCCTTTCAATGAGCTTGTGGGCGGAGCTTAAGGATAAGAATGTCCATGTCCTGTGCGTTGCTCCAGGTCCGACGGAAACAAAGTTTTTTGAAAGGGCGAAGATGAAACCGGGTAAACGAGTAATGAAACCTCAGGAAGTCGTATCGGGGGCACTTCAGGCTTTTGAGTATGGTAAACCACTGTACATTCCAGGTATTGAAAATCAGCTAAGTTATCATTTAGTAAGACGCCTGTTTGGCGACAAGTTTATTGCAAAATTTTTGGTGAAAAATTTTTGA
- a CDS encoding MATE family efflux transporter, with amino-acid sequence MIKDILRIAIPVSVENLIANTGTFILTIFLSRLGDVEVAVNGIANQGSFLVILFLFGLNTGGAIFVSQYWGKKDYAGIKRTSTLMIYSSIVIATAFFALTFFFPSIFTRIFTNDPRVIETSVLFLRIISLSYFGLALEIAFRTLLRGIEQAKIPMESYIFGTILQIFLAYTLLYGKFGFPNIGLLGIAIATTVARFFIPLYQIVRATLLKVPYSFNISIIERTFVKKFFEFATPTTLNEIAWSLGMTVYGIIFGRMGTNVYSARNILSSFENYVWTFTFGLVIGTSVIVGKHIGKTEYDKAHSFGKKMLLINAVIGFLSAIIIIVVYYILLPTFKIDVETKKMLTTTMWVMLFGAPVKAFNGAGIVGVLRAGGDAKFAFILETITLWVIGIPLALIGAFIFKLSLPFVYLLTLSDEIAKAIVVYFRIRGNKWIRNVTMSTEEIVIAAQSEEIAD; translated from the coding sequence ATGATTAAAGACATATTAAGGATTGCTATACCAGTTTCCGTAGAGAACTTAATAGCCAACACTGGAACCTTCATCCTGACGATCTTTTTATCTCGACTCGGCGACGTTGAGGTGGCAGTTAATGGCATTGCTAATCAAGGTTCTTTTTTAGTTATCTTGTTCCTTTTTGGATTGAACACAGGAGGAGCGATTTTTGTCTCGCAGTATTGGGGGAAGAAGGATTATGCAGGGATTAAGAGAACTTCTACCTTGATGATATACTCATCTATTGTCATAGCTACTGCTTTTTTCGCACTAACATTTTTCTTTCCATCTATATTTACGAGAATATTCACAAATGACCCGCGAGTAATAGAAACTTCTGTACTCTTTTTGAGAATAATATCTCTTTCATACTTTGGCTTAGCTTTGGAGATAGCATTCAGAACCCTACTCAGAGGTATCGAACAGGCTAAAATTCCGATGGAATCGTATATTTTTGGAACAATATTGCAAATATTCTTAGCTTATACTCTTTTGTATGGAAAATTCGGATTTCCAAACATTGGACTACTTGGTATAGCTATAGCTACGACTGTAGCTCGTTTTTTCATTCCACTCTACCAAATCGTACGTGCTACATTACTCAAAGTGCCTTACAGCTTCAACATATCTATCATTGAGAGGACATTCGTAAAAAAATTCTTCGAGTTTGCAACGCCAACAACACTCAATGAAATAGCATGGTCTCTTGGAATGACTGTTTACGGAATCATCTTTGGAAGAATGGGTACCAATGTCTACTCCGCGAGAAATATACTGTCCTCTTTCGAAAATTACGTATGGACGTTCACATTTGGATTGGTCATAGGAACATCAGTCATCGTTGGCAAACACATAGGAAAAACAGAATACGATAAAGCGCATTCATTTGGTAAGAAGATGCTCTTAATAAACGCAGTAATAGGTTTTCTTTCCGCAATTATAATAATTGTTGTGTATTACATATTACTGCCAACGTTTAAAATTGACGTTGAAACGAAGAAGATGCTTACGACAACTATGTGGGTAATGCTCTTTGGCGCTCCCGTAAAAGCTTTCAACGGTGCAGGGATTGTAGGTGTACTACGTGCTGGAGGCGATGCAAAGTTCGCATTCATTCTTGAAACAATAACACTATGGGTGATAGGCATACCGCTTGCGTTAATCGGTGCGTTTATCTTTAAATTATCACTTCCATTCGTTTACCTTTTGACGCTTTCTGATGAAATAGCGAAAGCCATAGTTGTTTACTTTAGAATCCGTGGAAACAAATGGATAAGAAACGTGACTATGAGCACTGAAGAAATAGTCATTGCGGCTCAAAGCGAGGAGATTGCAGATTAA
- a CDS encoding fumarate hydratase — translation MITYQEIYKQVCDALIELNTQITPKVEEILRDYTGPFSNELKENIRIARENRIPLCQDTGIVEFFVFKKNKFHRLDNLQSLQSILFKAVEDTYQINGYRKSVVNDPLFSRTNTKTNLPAVIHEFDVDETLYKDAPKLEIWIMVKGGGSENLSALFMLPPSSKENVVLEAVAEHIGKSGPNACPPISVGVGIGGTADFAMLLSRLALFEHKPNIPNVIEYTEFSQKLHSSLEALKIGVQGLGTGPSIIKTKVLGYPTHIATLPVAVSVDCYLTRTKRVAF, via the coding sequence ATGATAACATATCAAGAAATATACAAACAGGTTTGCGATGCGCTTATAGAGCTGAACACACAAATTACACCTAAGGTTGAAGAGATATTACGAGATTACACAGGACCATTTTCTAATGAGTTGAAAGAAAATATAAGGATAGCAAGAGAAAACAGAATTCCGCTTTGCCAAGATACAGGTATTGTCGAGTTTTTCGTTTTCAAAAAAAACAAATTCCACAGATTAGATAATTTGCAGTCACTTCAATCAATACTCTTTAAAGCTGTAGAAGATACTTATCAAATAAATGGCTATCGAAAAAGTGTAGTAAATGATCCTCTCTTCTCAAGAACAAATACCAAAACCAACCTACCTGCGGTAATCCATGAATTTGATGTTGATGAAACTCTCTATAAAGACGCTCCAAAATTGGAAATCTGGATAATGGTCAAGGGTGGTGGAAGTGAAAACTTATCTGCTTTGTTTATGCTACCACCATCTTCGAAAGAAAACGTTGTACTCGAAGCGGTTGCAGAACATATTGGAAAGAGCGGACCAAACGCATGTCCGCCAATATCGGTTGGAGTTGGCATTGGTGGAACTGCTGACTTCGCGATGCTTCTTTCAAGATTAGCGTTATTCGAGCATAAGCCGAACATACCAAACGTTATAGAATACACCGAATTTTCTCAGAAGCTTCACAGCTCGCTTGAAGCTTTGAAAATAGGCGTTCAGGGGCTTGGTACAGGACCGAGCATCATAAAGACAAAAGTGCTTGGCTACCCGACGCATATCGCTACCTTACCTGTTGCTGTAAGTGTCGATTGCTATCTAACAAGAACAAAGAGGGTGGCCTTTTGA
- a CDS encoding FumA C-terminus/TtdB family hydratase beta subunit translates to MSQKVGFIYNGNADEGRQFLCNLPAGTQINYAGKLYAMRDAAHKRLVEMDKQGEQLPINLGGKIIFYAGPTFVNDKMIIGPTTSKRMDSFFEFTAQKGILATVGKGVRTQEVIKAIEKYKVPYLVAPSGCAAYLSQKTIDWRIVAFEDLGPEAIYEITVKDFPMILFIDCCGRSL, encoded by the coding sequence ATGAGCCAGAAAGTTGGATTTATTTACAATGGCAACGCTGATGAGGGTAGGCAATTTCTTTGCAATTTACCTGCAGGTACTCAGATTAATTACGCAGGCAAACTTTATGCTATGCGTGATGCTGCACACAAAAGATTGGTTGAAATGGATAAACAGGGCGAACAACTACCTATAAACCTTGGAGGGAAAATAATATTCTACGCGGGACCAACATTTGTAAATGACAAGATGATTATTGGTCCCACAACCTCCAAAAGAATGGATTCATTCTTTGAATTCACCGCACAGAAGGGCATATTGGCAACCGTGGGTAAAGGAGTTAGGACACAGGAAGTCATTAAAGCAATAGAAAAATACAAGGTACCATACCTCGTTGCACCGAGTGGTTGTGCTGCATACCTATCTCAGAAAACAATAGACTGGCGTATCGTTGCATTTGAAGACCTCGGACCTGAGGCGATTTATGAAATAACTGTAAAAGATTTTCCAATGATTCTGTTTATTGATTGTTGTGGGAGGAGTTTGTAG
- a CDS encoding flavodoxin family protein: MKSLVVFFSLEGHTKYVAKLLAEELKADLVELETVKEYPKRGFAKYFWCGKASVFREKPELKTKIPDFSKYELIVIGTPVWAGNCTPPINTLLSKASFSGKKLGILVTNGGGSIAKCVKQITKVLPGNNVLQPLHFVNPEESKREEILQKIRSWINAINE; this comes from the coding sequence ATGAAATCTTTGGTTGTATTTTTCTCACTCGAAGGACACACAAAATACGTTGCAAAATTGCTCGCTGAAGAACTGAAAGCTGATTTGGTTGAATTAGAGACTGTTAAAGAATATCCAAAAAGGGGCTTTGCAAAATATTTCTGGTGTGGAAAGGCTTCCGTTTTCAGAGAAAAACCCGAGCTCAAAACAAAAATTCCTGACTTCTCAAAATACGAGCTCATCGTGATTGGCACTCCTGTATGGGCAGGGAATTGCACACCACCGATAAACACGCTTTTGAGCAAAGCTAGTTTCTCGGGAAAAAAACTTGGAATATTGGTCACAAATGGCGGTGGAAGTATTGCTAAATGTGTCAAGCAAATCACCAAAGTCTTGCCCGGAAATAACGTTCTCCAACCACTGCATTTTGTGAATCCGGAAGAAAGTAAAAGAGAAGAAATACTTCAGAAGATAAGGTCTTGGATTAATGCCATTAATGAGTAG